From a single Loigolactobacillus coryniformis subsp. coryniformis KCTC 3167 = DSM 20001 genomic region:
- the uvrB gene encoding excinuclease ABC subunit UvrB, producing MIQREAHRDFDLVSPYQPAGDQPTAIAQLTKGIEAGTKAQILLGATGTGKTFTMSEVIKNVNKPTLILAHNKTLAGQLYGEFKQFFPHNAVEYFVSYYDYYQPEAYVPSSDTYIEKDSSINDEIDKLRHSATSSLLERDDVIVVASVSSIFGLGDPKEYADHVLSIRVGQELERNELLRQLVSIQFERNDIDFQRGRFRVRGDVIEIFPASRDERALRVEFFGDEIDRIREVDALTGEVLGDRDHVAIFPATHFMTNEDQMDHAIDGIAAELKTRLAELKDQHKLLEAQRLEQRTNYDIEMMREMGYTSGIENYSRHMDGRKPGEPPYTLIDFFPKDFLIMVDESHVTMPQVRGMYNGDRARKQMLVDYGFRLPSALDNRPLTLQEFEQHVNQIVYVSATPGPYEYEQTDQVAEQIIRPTGLLDPKIEVRPIMGQIDDLVGEINLRIERHERTFITTLTKKMAEDLTDYLKELGIKVRYLHSDIKTLERTQIIRDLRLGKFDVLVGINLLREGIDVPEVSLIAILDADKEGFLRSERSLIQTIGRASRNVDGTVIMYADNVTDSMQGAIDETARRRSIQEAYNEKHHITPRTIKKEIRDLISPVKSVPVDEHNSEAIAETDFADMTKKEQKAMIGRLEEQMRTAAKSLEFEQAATLRDTILELKAEIE from the coding sequence TTGATTCAACGTGAAGCACATCGTGATTTTGATTTGGTTTCGCCTTATCAGCCAGCTGGTGATCAGCCAACTGCGATCGCACAACTGACCAAGGGCATTGAAGCTGGGACAAAAGCCCAGATTTTACTTGGGGCGACTGGTACTGGTAAAACTTTTACTATGAGTGAAGTAATTAAAAATGTAAATAAGCCAACCTTGATTTTGGCCCATAACAAAACGTTGGCGGGTCAGCTTTATGGTGAATTTAAACAATTTTTCCCACACAATGCGGTGGAATACTTTGTTAGTTATTATGATTATTATCAACCAGAAGCTTATGTACCATCCAGTGATACTTATATCGAAAAGGATTCTAGTATCAACGATGAGATCGATAAGCTACGGCATTCGGCAACTAGTTCGCTATTAGAACGTGATGATGTGATCGTGGTAGCTTCAGTATCGAGTATTTTTGGTTTAGGTGATCCCAAAGAATATGCAGATCATGTCTTATCGATTCGTGTTGGTCAAGAATTGGAACGCAATGAACTATTGCGTCAGTTAGTTAGTATTCAATTTGAACGTAATGATATTGATTTTCAGCGTGGTCGTTTCCGGGTGCGTGGTGATGTGATCGAAATTTTCCCAGCTTCACGGGATGAGCGTGCGCTGCGGGTTGAATTCTTTGGTGATGAGATCGATCGAATTCGTGAAGTTGATGCTTTGACGGGTGAAGTGTTGGGCGACCGTGATCATGTCGCAATTTTTCCGGCAACACATTTTATGACTAATGAGGATCAAATGGATCATGCTATTGACGGTATTGCGGCAGAACTAAAAACGCGGTTAGCGGAATTGAAAGATCAACATAAGCTACTGGAGGCACAACGCTTAGAGCAACGAACTAATTACGACATCGAAATGATGCGTGAGATGGGTTATACTTCAGGAATCGAAAATTATTCGCGGCACATGGACGGTCGTAAGCCGGGTGAACCGCCGTACACCTTGATCGACTTTTTCCCGAAGGACTTTTTGATCATGGTTGATGAATCACATGTGACTATGCCGCAAGTTCGTGGTATGTACAATGGTGATCGGGCACGAAAACAGATGTTAGTCGATTATGGTTTCCGGTTACCTAGTGCATTGGATAATCGGCCATTGACTTTACAAGAATTTGAGCAACATGTTAATCAAATCGTTTATGTTTCGGCAACACCAGGGCCATATGAATATGAACAAACAGATCAGGTTGCGGAGCAAATTATTCGGCCAACTGGTTTGTTGGATCCTAAGATCGAAGTGCGGCCAATTATGGGCCAGATCGATGATTTAGTTGGCGAGATCAATTTGCGGATCGAGCGTCACGAGCGGACGTTTATCACTACTTTAACTAAGAAAATGGCGGAAGATCTGACTGATTACTTGAAAGAGTTAGGCATTAAGGTTCGTTATTTGCACAGTGACATTAAAACTTTGGAACGGACACAGATTATTCGCGATTTGCGCTTAGGTAAATTCGACGTGTTAGTCGGCATTAATTTGTTGCGTGAAGGGATCGATGTGCCGGAAGTTTCCTTGATCGCCATTTTAGATGCGGATAAGGAAGGCTTCTTGCGTAGTGAACGTTCATTGATTCAGACGATTGGCCGGGCATCACGGAATGTTGATGGTACGGTAATTATGTATGCTGATAACGTCACGGATTCAATGCAAGGTGCCATCGATGAAACTGCGCGGCGGCGGTCAATACAGGAAGCTTATAACGAGAAGCATCACATTACACCGCGGACAATCAAGAAAGAGATCCGTGATTTAATTTCACCGGTGAAATCAGTTCCTGTCGATGAGCATAATAGTGAAGCAATTGCTGAAACCGACTTTGCGGATATGACCAAGAAAGAGCAGAAGGCAATGATCGGACGTTTAGAAGAGCAGATGCGGACTGCAGCTAAGAGTCTCGAGTTTGAGCAGGCAGCGACATTACGCGATACGATTTTAGAATTAAAAGCGGAAATCGAATAA
- the uvrA gene encoding excinuclease ABC subunit UvrA, translating to MANDKIVIHGARAHNLKDIDVTIPRDKLVVVTGLSGSGKSSLAFDTLYAEGQRRYVESLSAYARQFLGQMDKPDVDSIDGLSPAISIDQKTTSKNPRSTVGTVTEINDYLRLLWARVGHPICPNDGTEISSQTVEQMVNRVLALPEGTRLQVMSPIIRAKKGQHKKVLQRIQKEGYVRVRIDGDVQDISDEIELDKNKKHDIDIVIDRIIVKDSARSRLFDSFESALRLSDGYATADIIGGEPILFSEHYACPYCGFTIGELEPRLFSFNAPFGACPECDGLGMKLEVDTDLVIPDPSMTLRDGALAPWNPISSQYYPQLLEQAATAFDIDMDTPFEKLSAEQRQTILYGAGDQTFHFHYENDFGGIRDVDATFEGVINNVARRYRETNSDFTRTQMRQYMTELTCPVCHGYRLNPQALAVKVNGEHIAEVSDYAINDSLAFFKQLKLTEKENTIAKPILKEVTDRLTFLKNVGLDYLNLSRSAGTLSGGEAQRIRLATQIGSNLSGVLYILDEPSIGLHQRDNDRLITSLKSMRDLGNTLIVVEHDEDTMRAADYLIDIGPGAGENGGRVMAAGTPAEVEANEHSLTGQYLSGEKYIPLPEKRRKGNGKKIRITGASEHNLKNITVDFPLGKFIVVTGVSGSGKSTLVNSILKRVLAQKLNRNKQKPGKYKSVAGVKNIDKIVDIDQSPIGRTPRSNPATYTSVFDDIRDLFAQTNEAKIHGYKKNRFSFNVKGGRCEACKGDGIIKIEMNFLPDVYVPCEVCHGTRYNSETLEVLYKGYNISDVLNMTVMQALKLFEPIPKIRRKLQTIVDVGLGYVTLGQSATTLSGGEAQRMKLASELHRRQTGKTFYILDEPTTGLHTDDINRLLTVLHRLVDAGNTVLIIEHNLDVIKTADYLIDLGPEGGAGGGEVLATGTPEKIAATPNSYTGKYLKPVLERDSKRARFKEPE from the coding sequence TTGGCAAACGATAAAATCGTGATTCATGGGGCGCGGGCCCATAATTTAAAAGATATTGATGTGACGATTCCGCGCGATAAATTAGTGGTGGTCACTGGGCTGTCTGGGTCAGGTAAAAGTTCATTGGCGTTTGATACATTATACGCTGAAGGGCAACGACGTTATGTCGAAAGCTTATCGGCCTATGCACGTCAATTTTTAGGCCAAATGGACAAGCCGGATGTGGATTCCATCGATGGGTTAAGTCCGGCGATCTCGATCGACCAGAAAACAACTTCGAAGAATCCACGTTCGACGGTGGGGACAGTTACTGAAATCAATGATTATCTGCGTTTGTTATGGGCGCGGGTCGGGCACCCGATCTGTCCCAACGATGGAACTGAGATCAGCAGCCAAACGGTTGAACAAATGGTCAACCGGGTTTTAGCCTTACCTGAAGGAACCCGGCTACAAGTTATGTCGCCAATCATTCGTGCTAAGAAGGGTCAACACAAAAAGGTGTTGCAACGAATTCAAAAAGAAGGTTATGTCCGCGTTCGTATTGATGGCGACGTTCAGGATATCAGCGACGAAATTGAATTAGATAAGAATAAAAAACACGACATCGATATCGTGATCGATCGGATCATTGTCAAAGACAGTGCGCGTTCACGTTTATTTGACTCGTTCGAATCAGCGTTAAGACTGTCCGATGGTTATGCGACAGCAGATATTATTGGCGGCGAACCAATTCTATTCTCAGAACATTATGCCTGTCCTTACTGTGGCTTCACGATTGGCGAGTTAGAACCACGTCTATTTTCATTTAACGCACCATTTGGGGCTTGTCCAGAATGTGATGGCTTGGGAATGAAATTAGAAGTTGATACTGATTTGGTGATCCCTGATCCCAGTATGACGCTGCGTGATGGCGCTTTAGCACCATGGAATCCAATCTCATCTCAGTATTATCCACAATTGCTGGAGCAGGCAGCAACGGCTTTTGATATTGATATGGATACACCGTTTGAAAAACTATCAGCTGAACAACGGCAGACGATTCTTTATGGCGCCGGCGACCAAACCTTCCATTTTCACTATGAAAATGATTTTGGCGGTATTCGTGATGTTGATGCTACTTTTGAAGGGGTTATTAACAACGTTGCGCGGCGTTATCGTGAAACCAATAGTGATTTCACCCGGACGCAAATGCGCCAATACATGACTGAATTAACTTGTCCCGTTTGTCATGGCTATCGGTTGAATCCGCAAGCTTTAGCAGTTAAGGTCAATGGTGAACATATCGCCGAAGTCTCAGATTATGCGATCAACGACTCGTTGGCGTTTTTTAAGCAGCTAAAGTTAACTGAAAAAGAAAATACGATCGCTAAACCAATTTTAAAGGAAGTCACCGATCGGTTAACTTTCCTGAAAAATGTTGGCTTGGATTATTTGAATTTAAGTCGCTCAGCCGGTACCTTATCTGGTGGTGAAGCACAACGGATCCGCTTGGCAACTCAAATCGGCTCTAACTTATCTGGTGTGTTGTATATTTTGGATGAACCATCGATTGGCTTGCATCAACGCGACAACGATCGTTTGATCACGTCATTGAAGTCAATGCGTGATCTCGGCAACACCTTGATCGTGGTCGAGCATGATGAGGACACGATGCGCGCAGCTGATTATTTGATTGATATTGGTCCTGGTGCTGGTGAAAATGGTGGCCGCGTAATGGCAGCGGGGACACCAGCTGAGGTGGAGGCTAACGAGCATTCATTGACTGGCCAATATTTATCGGGCGAAAAATATATTCCGTTACCAGAGAAGCGGCGTAAAGGCAATGGTAAGAAAATTCGCATTACAGGCGCTAGCGAGCACAACTTGAAGAATATTACCGTTGATTTTCCTTTGGGTAAATTTATTGTGGTAACTGGGGTGTCGGGCTCTGGTAAGTCGACGCTGGTCAACAGTATCTTGAAACGTGTTTTGGCGCAAAAGCTGAATCGCAATAAGCAGAAGCCAGGTAAATATAAGTCGGTTGCTGGGGTCAAAAATATCGATAAGATCGTCGACATTGATCAGAGTCCAATTGGGCGGACGCCACGGAGTAATCCAGCCACTTATACTAGTGTTTTTGACGATATTCGTGATTTGTTTGCCCAGACCAACGAAGCGAAGATTCACGGCTATAAAAAGAATCGATTCAGTTTTAATGTTAAAGGCGGTCGTTGTGAAGCCTGCAAAGGTGACGGCATTATTAAAATTGAAATGAATTTCTTACCGGATGTTTATGTGCCTTGTGAAGTTTGTCATGGCACGCGTTATAATTCAGAAACGTTGGAAGTTTTGTATAAAGGTTACAATATTTCCGATGTCCTGAATATGACGGTGATGCAGGCGTTGAAGTTATTTGAACCAATTCCTAAGATCCGCCGTAAGTTACAAACAATCGTTGATGTCGGCCTAGGCTATGTGACTCTTGGTCAGTCGGCTACGACTTTGTCCGGTGGTGAAGCACAACGGATGAAATTAGCCTCAGAATTACATCGGCGGCAGACTGGGAAGACGTTCTACATTTTGGATGAACCAACAACTGGGTTGCATACTGACGATATTAATCGGTTATTGACTGTGCTACATCGTTTAGTTGATGCCGGCAATACTGTTTTGATCATTGAACATAATTTAGACGTGATCAAAACGGCTGATTACTTGATCGATCTTGGTCCTGAAGGTGGCGCTGGTGGTGGCGAAGTTTTAGCAACTGGGACACCAGAGAAAATTGCAGCGACGCCAAACAGTTATACGGGTAAGTACCTTAAGCCAGTTTTAGAACGTGATAGTAAGCGGGCACGCTTTAAGGAACCAGAATAG
- a CDS encoding argininosuccinate synthase encodes MANEKIILAYSGGLDTSVAIPWLIEKGYDVVATCINVGEVGKDMDFIKEKALKIGAVASYTLDCREEFAQDYVTVALQGHTLYEGEYPLVSALSRPLIAKKLVEVAKKEGATAIAHGCTGKGNDQVRFEVAIRALAPEMKIEAPVRDWKWSREEEINYAKDHDIPVPIKLGSPYSIDQNLWGRANEAGVLEDPWVTPPADAYDLTNAIEDTPDEADKVEIEFKQGVPVALNGEKLGLVDLIAKLDKIAGKHGIGRIDHIENRLVGIKSREVYEAPAAEVLIKAHKALEDLTFERDLAHFKPTIELQLTNTIYNGLWFSPLFSSLLAFLKTSQQVVTGTIRVKLFKGNATVEGRKSPYSLYDKDLATYTSSDTFDHVSAVGFIKLWGLPTQVYTQVQDKVNGEQAKE; translated from the coding sequence ATGGCAAATGAAAAAATTATTTTAGCGTATTCTGGTGGCTTGGATACTTCTGTTGCAATTCCTTGGTTGATCGAAAAAGGGTACGACGTGGTCGCAACTTGTATTAACGTGGGCGAAGTTGGCAAGGACATGGACTTCATCAAGGAAAAAGCCTTGAAGATCGGTGCAGTTGCTTCTTACACGTTAGATTGTCGTGAAGAGTTTGCCCAAGATTACGTCACCGTTGCTTTACAAGGCCACACCTTGTACGAAGGTGAATACCCATTGGTTTCTGCTTTGTCGCGGCCATTGATCGCTAAGAAATTAGTTGAAGTGGCCAAAAAAGAAGGCGCGACGGCTATCGCCCATGGTTGTACTGGTAAGGGGAACGATCAAGTACGGTTTGAAGTTGCGATTCGGGCTTTAGCACCAGAAATGAAGATCGAAGCACCTGTCCGTGATTGGAAATGGTCACGGGAAGAAGAAATTAATTACGCCAAAGACCATGATATTCCAGTACCAATTAAACTAGGCAGTCCTTACTCAATCGATCAAAATCTTTGGGGTCGGGCTAACGAAGCCGGCGTTTTGGAAGATCCTTGGGTCACACCACCAGCTGATGCTTATGATTTGACTAACGCAATTGAAGATACACCTGATGAAGCGGATAAAGTTGAGATCGAATTTAAACAAGGTGTGCCGGTTGCCTTGAACGGTGAAAAATTAGGTTTGGTTGATTTGATCGCTAAATTAGATAAAATTGCCGGCAAACATGGTATCGGTCGGATCGATCATATTGAAAACCGTTTGGTCGGTATCAAATCACGGGAAGTTTACGAAGCACCAGCTGCCGAAGTTCTGATCAAGGCGCATAAAGCTTTGGAAGATTTGACCTTTGAACGTGATTTAGCACATTTCAAGCCAACGATTGAATTACAATTGACGAACACCATTTATAATGGCTTGTGGTTCTCACCACTATTTAGTTCTTTATTGGCGTTCTTGAAGACGTCACAACAGGTTGTGACTGGTACGATCCGGGTTAAATTATTTAAAGGCAACGCAACTGTTGAAGGTCGGAAGTCACCATATTCGTTGTACGACAAAGATTTGGCAACTTACACTTCGTCAGATACATTCGATCATGTTTCCGCAGTTGGTTTCATCAAACTTTGGGGTCTACCAACACAAGTTTATACACAAGTGCAGGACAAAGTTAACGGCGAACAGGCAAAGGAGTAG
- the argH gene encoding argininosuccinate lyase translates to MAENHQLWGGRFTAEPSEYVQSFGASIHFDQKMAAEDLHGSLAHVAMLKHTGILKGDEADQITAGLHTLQEKLAAGELHFTIENEDIHLNLESLLTAEIGPVAGKLHTARSRNDQVATDMHLYLKNHLHTILQLVVELQKVVVNKADQHVETLMPGYTHMQHAQPISYAHYLMAYYEMLQRDYNRFEFNLKHTDRSPLGAAALAGTTFPIDREYSAEQLGFTDVYQNSLDAVSDRDFILEFLSNCAQLMMHLSRFCEEIILWDTQEFQYLELSDTYSTGSSIMPQKKNPDMAELIRGKTGRVYGDLMGLLTVMKGLPLAYNKDFQEDKEGMFDAVDTVEQSLTVFRGMLDTLTVKTDNLAHATSHDFSNATELADYLASKGLPFRQAHELVGELVLKCIQEHKYLKDVSLADYQALSPLIAVDVYQALDPRTAVARRNSLGGTGFDQIKKQIAAAKAALQ, encoded by the coding sequence ATGGCAGAAAATCATCAATTATGGGGCGGTCGTTTCACCGCAGAACCAAGTGAATACGTCCAAAGCTTTGGTGCATCGATCCATTTTGATCAAAAAATGGCGGCTGAGGATCTGCACGGCTCATTAGCACACGTTGCGATGTTGAAACACACCGGCATTTTAAAGGGCGACGAAGCTGATCAAATCACGGCTGGCTTGCACACTTTGCAGGAAAAATTAGCCGCCGGTGAATTGCATTTTACGATTGAAAATGAAGACATTCATTTAAATCTTGAAAGTCTGTTGACTGCGGAGATTGGGCCTGTAGCCGGTAAATTGCATACCGCACGGAGTCGGAACGATCAAGTTGCAACTGATATGCATTTATATTTAAAAAATCATTTGCACACGATTCTGCAATTAGTCGTTGAATTGCAGAAGGTCGTCGTGAATAAGGCAGATCAGCACGTGGAAACATTGATGCCGGGCTATACCCACATGCAGCATGCCCAACCGATCTCTTATGCCCATTATTTAATGGCCTATTATGAAATGTTGCAACGTGACTACAATCGCTTTGAATTTAACTTAAAGCACACCGATCGTTCGCCACTAGGGGCGGCAGCTTTAGCCGGGACAACATTTCCAATTGATCGTGAGTACAGCGCTGAGCAATTAGGTTTTACGGATGTCTACCAGAATAGTTTGGATGCGGTCAGCGACCGTGACTTTATTCTGGAGTTTCTCAGTAACTGTGCGCAATTGATGATGCACCTTTCTCGTTTCTGTGAAGAGATCATTCTGTGGGATACCCAAGAATTTCAGTATTTGGAGTTATCTGACACGTATTCTACTGGTAGTTCGATCATGCCGCAAAAGAAGAATCCAGATATGGCTGAGTTGATCCGGGGTAAAACCGGCCGTGTTTATGGTGATCTGATGGGCCTGTTGACCGTGATGAAAGGTTTACCGTTGGCGTATAACAAGGATTTCCAAGAAGACAAAGAAGGCATGTTCGACGCGGTCGATACGGTTGAACAATCGTTGACTGTTTTCCGGGGGATGCTGGATACTTTGACAGTAAAAACTGACAATTTGGCGCACGCTACTAGTCACGATTTTTCCAACGCGACTGAGTTAGCCGATTATTTGGCTAGCAAAGGGTTACCATTCCGGCAGGCACATGAGCTAGTCGGTGAGTTAGTTTTGAAATGTATTCAAGAACATAAATACTTGAAGGATGTTTCATTAGCCGATTATCAGGCATTGTCACCATTGATCGCGGTGGATGTTTATCAAGCACTAGATCCACGGACAGCCGTCGCGCGGCGTAATTCGCTGGGTGGTACTGGTTTTGATCAAATCAAAAAACAAATTGCAGCCGCGAAAGCTGCTTTGCAATAA